In one Legionella clemsonensis genomic region, the following are encoded:
- the lolA gene encoding outer membrane lipoprotein chaperone LolA, with amino-acid sequence MKKIVSLGLLLLLNINAFSDSAENLQNKLNTIRSLTATFSQVVKSKERELSSSSGKMALERPGRFRWETKDPMEQLVIADGEQLWVYDVDLEQVTVKKQEKGVGGTAALFLSGYDDTVARDFDVTESTKGKKQLFDLHSKSNKANFQRVKLIFVGDVLSGIEMYDQLGQHTIVHLKNVKTNPKLGANLFKFKPPKGTDVVQQ; translated from the coding sequence ATGAAAAAAATAGTTTCTCTGGGATTATTGCTACTCCTGAATATCAATGCATTTAGTGATTCAGCAGAAAATTTGCAAAACAAGTTAAATACCATTCGTAGTTTGACTGCCACCTTTAGTCAGGTAGTAAAATCTAAAGAAAGAGAACTTTCCTCGTCTTCAGGGAAAATGGCACTTGAGCGACCGGGGCGATTTCGTTGGGAAACCAAAGATCCCATGGAGCAATTAGTAATAGCTGATGGCGAGCAGTTATGGGTTTATGATGTTGATTTAGAACAAGTCACAGTAAAAAAACAGGAAAAGGGGGTCGGCGGTACAGCTGCTTTATTCTTAAGCGGATATGATGATACCGTTGCGCGTGATTTTGATGTGACTGAGTCGACTAAAGGAAAGAAACAGTTATTCGATTTACACTCAAAATCAAACAAGGCCAACTTTCAACGTGTTAAACTGATTTTTGTTGGTGACGTTTTAAGCGGCATTGAAATGTATGACCAATTAGGACAACACACTATCGTTCATTTGAAAAATGTAAAGACTAATCCTAAACTTGGCGCAAACCTGTTTAAATTTAAACCACCAAAAGGAACTGATGTGGTACAACAATGA
- a CDS encoding replication-associated recombination protein A, with protein sequence MQPKAPLAELLRPTHWDEVIGQEHLLGPGKPLRVAFDSGVPHSMILWGPPGVGKTTLARLSAKAFDCEWIALSAVFSGVKDIRAAIDEAKHYLEQNRRTILFIDEIHRFNKSQQDALLPFTESGLITIIGATTENPSFEVISALLSRSQVYVLKPLSVANLRELLERAKHRVFSQLHFTEEAIASLIDYADGDARRLLNLLEQVNTAAQNQDTTKITVELIQNALSPANRRFDKGGENFYDQISALHKSVRGSHPDAALYWLCRMFDGGVDPLYLARRIIRMAWEDIGLADLRAMQVVNDAAATYERLGSPEGELALAQAVIYLAIAPKSNAGYNAFNDAMAFVKKDRSREVPLHLRNAPTRLMKQLGYGHEYRYAHNEPHAYAAGETYLPEGMNEPGWYKPVSRGLEVKIAEKLAFLKTLDKEATKK encoded by the coding sequence ATGCAACCCAAAGCTCCGCTTGCTGAATTATTAAGACCCACACACTGGGATGAAGTTATCGGTCAAGAGCATTTATTAGGTCCAGGCAAACCTCTGAGAGTAGCCTTCGATTCGGGAGTTCCCCATTCAATGATTCTATGGGGGCCTCCTGGTGTGGGTAAAACTACTTTGGCAAGATTAAGTGCCAAGGCATTTGACTGTGAGTGGATTGCCTTGTCTGCTGTTTTCTCTGGTGTTAAGGATATCCGTGCGGCTATTGATGAAGCGAAGCATTATCTCGAACAAAATCGCCGCACTATCCTGTTTATTGATGAAATTCATCGTTTTAATAAATCACAACAAGATGCACTATTGCCATTCACTGAATCAGGCTTAATAACTATTATTGGTGCTACGACTGAAAATCCATCCTTTGAAGTGATTTCAGCCCTTTTATCCCGCTCACAAGTTTATGTATTAAAACCGCTATCTGTTGCCAATTTACGTGAATTACTGGAGCGTGCCAAACATAGAGTATTCTCGCAACTTCATTTCACTGAAGAAGCAATTGCCAGTTTAATTGATTACGCGGACGGAGATGCACGTAGACTCTTAAATTTGCTTGAACAAGTAAATACCGCAGCTCAAAATCAGGATACTACGAAAATTACTGTGGAGCTTATTCAAAATGCCTTAAGTCCAGCTAATCGGCGTTTTGATAAGGGAGGAGAGAATTTTTATGATCAAATTTCCGCACTGCATAAATCAGTTCGCGGATCTCATCCTGATGCAGCGCTTTATTGGTTGTGTCGTATGTTCGATGGTGGGGTAGATCCCTTGTATTTGGCCCGGCGTATTATCCGCATGGCTTGGGAGGATATTGGATTGGCCGACCTGCGAGCAATGCAGGTGGTTAATGACGCTGCTGCAACTTATGAGCGTCTGGGGTCTCCTGAAGGAGAGCTGGCCTTAGCCCAGGCTGTTATTTACCTGGCCATTGCCCCTAAAAGTAATGCCGGCTACAACGCGTTTAACGACGCCATGGCTTTTGTAAAAAAGGATAGGTCGCGAGAAGTTCCTCTTCATCTTCGCAATGCGCCAACCCGGCTAATGAAACAGCTTGGTTATGGTCATGAGTATCGTTATGCGCATAATGAACCACATGCTTATGCAGCCGGTGAAACTTATCTTCCGGAAGGTATGAACGAACCCGGATGGTACAAACCTGTTTCTAGAGGCTTGGAAGTAAAAATTGCGGAAAAATTAGCTTTTTTAAAAACATTGGATAAAGAGGCAACCAAAAAATAG
- a CDS encoding DNA translocase FtsK 4TM domain-containing protein, giving the protein MTKQQSNNHTGSRKQALPHFLTRRLSEGGFILVATFALFVLLSLSTYDLSDPNWSQVSKSNTEISNAGGQVGAYIADALYLVFGYFSFCIPLVFAYIAWIVLKDYRAFHTINRPAMLLRSSGFIFMMLGGGLLQV; this is encoded by the coding sequence ATGACAAAACAACAATCGAATAATCACACCGGTAGCCGTAAGCAGGCCTTGCCGCATTTTTTAACCAGAAGATTAAGCGAAGGTGGTTTTATTCTGGTAGCAACCTTTGCTTTATTTGTTTTACTTTCTTTAAGTACTTATGATTTAAGTGATCCAAACTGGTCACAGGTAAGTAAGAGTAATACTGAGATCAGTAATGCCGGTGGACAGGTGGGGGCTTATATAGCGGATGCGCTTTATCTTGTTTTTGGTTATTTCTCTTTCTGCATTCCGCTGGTATTCGCTTATATTGCCTGGATAGTTTTAAAAGATTACCGAGCTTTCCACACAATTAACAGACCCGCTATGCTACTGCGCAGTAGTGGTTTTATTTTTATGATGCTGGGGGGGGGGCTCTTGCAAGTTTGA
- the trxB gene encoding thioredoxin-disulfide reductase, translating into MISESNHHRLIILGSGPAGYTAAVYAARANLNPVLITGMQPGGQLTTTTDVDNWPGDIEGLQGPALMERMQKHAERFETKIVFDHIVKADLQQRPFRLEGDNKIYTCDALIIATGASARYLGLESEKAYQGRGVSACATCDGFFYRNKEVCVIGGGNTAVEEALYLSNIAASVTLIHRRDTLRAEKILQDKLFEKARTGNIKLLWHHTLEEVLGDDMKVTGVRVKNVTNDIQQELKFDGVFIAIGHDPNTAIFKEQLVMKDGYIIIRSGLDGMATSTTVPGVFACGDVADHVYRQAITSAGFGCMAALDAEKYLDMLEK; encoded by the coding sequence ATGATAAGTGAAAGCAATCACCATCGCCTCATAATTCTTGGTTCAGGCCCTGCTGGTTATACCGCCGCAGTATACGCTGCTCGTGCAAATTTAAATCCCGTCCTAATTACTGGCATGCAACCTGGAGGACAATTAACGACAACGACAGATGTGGATAACTGGCCAGGTGATATTGAAGGCTTGCAAGGCCCTGCATTGATGGAACGTATGCAAAAACATGCAGAGCGCTTTGAAACAAAAATTGTGTTCGACCATATCGTAAAAGCTGATTTACAACAACGTCCTTTTAGGTTGGAAGGTGACAATAAAATTTATACTTGTGATGCTTTAATCATTGCCACAGGTGCTTCTGCACGTTATTTGGGGCTTGAGTCTGAAAAAGCCTATCAAGGCCGCGGTGTCTCAGCCTGTGCCACTTGTGACGGATTTTTTTATCGCAATAAAGAAGTCTGCGTTATAGGTGGAGGTAACACAGCGGTAGAAGAGGCCCTTTACCTGTCAAACATAGCTGCATCAGTCACCCTTATTCATCGTCGTGATACGCTTCGAGCTGAAAAAATTCTGCAAGATAAACTATTTGAAAAAGCACGCACAGGAAATATCAAACTGCTTTGGCATCATACTTTAGAAGAAGTATTGGGTGATGACATGAAGGTTACTGGCGTTCGGGTTAAGAATGTTACTAATGATATTCAACAAGAATTAAAATTTGATGGAGTATTTATTGCCATAGGTCATGATCCGAACACAGCCATTTTCAAAGAGCAATTGGTTATGAAAGATGGCTATATTATTATTCGCTCAGGCCTGGATGGTATGGCAACATCAACCACGGTACCTGGAGTCTTTGCATGCGGTGACGTAGCCGATCATGTGTATCGCCAAGCAATCACCTCTGCAGGATTTGGCTGCATGGCTGCTTTGGATGCAGAAAAATATTTGGATATGCTGGAGAAATAA
- a CDS encoding type III polyketide synthase — protein sequence MQSAITAIGTANPPYKRSQQEIATLICEGFNLTIAQKRLVKTIYKASGIKQRHSVLSDYCKSCGEFDFFPNTADAALPTTAKRMQIFKEHALGLALQAIDNCLLTLPNFNRQEITHLITVSCTGMYAPGLDIELVQHLRLQPTLKRTAINFMGCYGAFNGMRVADTICRADSCANVLVVCVELCTIHFQREQSVENIISNAIFADGAAAVLIQGKHRQPIHLSLASFHCDLVPQTNQQMAWQIADYGFDIVLSAYVSETIKSGISKFTSHLLQTVNWTFDDIDYYAIHPGGLKILQACEEALNISQEKNRYSYEVLNQFGNMSSATVLFVLKSIWSNLKKQDHGRNIFSCAFGPGLTLESMLLTINYS from the coding sequence ATGCAATCAGCCATTACTGCAATAGGGACTGCCAATCCTCCTTATAAACGTTCCCAACAAGAGATTGCGACACTGATTTGCGAAGGATTTAATTTAACAATTGCTCAAAAAAGGCTGGTAAAAACAATTTACAAAGCATCAGGGATTAAACAACGACACAGTGTGCTTAGTGATTACTGCAAATCTTGTGGAGAATTTGATTTTTTTCCCAATACTGCGGATGCAGCATTACCAACAACTGCAAAGCGGATGCAGATTTTCAAAGAGCATGCCTTGGGATTGGCTCTACAAGCCATCGATAATTGCCTGTTAACCCTGCCAAATTTTAACAGGCAAGAAATAACCCATCTGATTACCGTGAGTTGCACAGGGATGTATGCACCTGGTCTGGATATAGAGCTTGTTCAGCATTTAAGACTACAACCTACCCTCAAACGAACAGCAATCAATTTTATGGGATGTTATGGTGCTTTTAACGGGATGAGAGTTGCTGACACAATTTGCCGCGCTGATTCTTGTGCGAATGTATTGGTCGTTTGTGTAGAATTATGTACTATTCATTTTCAACGGGAACAGTCTGTTGAAAATATCATTTCAAATGCGATTTTTGCTGATGGGGCTGCTGCTGTACTCATTCAAGGAAAACACCGTCAACCAATCCATTTGAGTCTTGCATCATTTCATTGTGATTTGGTTCCCCAAACAAACCAACAAATGGCATGGCAGATTGCAGATTACGGGTTTGACATTGTATTAAGTGCTTATGTATCTGAGACCATTAAATCGGGCATTAGTAAATTTACTTCGCATCTTTTGCAGACGGTCAATTGGACATTCGATGATATTGACTATTATGCCATTCATCCTGGAGGTCTTAAGATTTTACAAGCCTGTGAAGAGGCACTGAATATCTCTCAAGAAAAAAATAGATATTCTTATGAGGTATTAAATCAGTTCGGCAATATGTCTTCAGCAACTGTTCTTTTTGTCCTAAAAAGTATTTGGAGTAACTTGAAAAAACAAGACCATGGCAGGAATATATTTAGCTGTGCGTTTGGGCCAGGTCTAACTTTAGAATCAATGTTGTTAACAATAAATTACTCCTAA
- the infA gene encoding translation initiation factor IF-1 produces the protein MAKEDHIEMLGTVVDTLPNTMFRVELENGHIVTAHISGRMRKNYIRILTGDKVKVELTPYDLTKGRIIFRDKN, from the coding sequence ATGGCAAAAGAAGATCATATTGAGATGCTTGGTACCGTCGTTGATACTCTACCCAACACGATGTTTCGTGTAGAGCTTGAAAATGGCCATATTGTAACCGCGCATATCTCAGGACGTATGCGCAAGAATTACATTCGCATATTAACCGGTGATAAAGTCAAGGTAGAATTAACCCCTTATGATCTCACTAAAGGCCGAATTATCTTCCGCGATAAAAATTAA
- a CDS encoding type II toxin-antitoxin system Phd/YefM family antitoxin, whose amino-acid sequence MQTLFATQVASISELKKNPTKLINDAHGKPVAILNHNTAAAYLIPVETFEKLMDLVDENELYKIVEQRLSARFTSIKVNIDDL is encoded by the coding sequence ATGCAAACTTTATTTGCCACACAAGTAGCGAGTATTAGTGAATTAAAAAAGAACCCCACTAAGCTCATTAATGATGCTCATGGGAAACCTGTTGCTATTCTTAACCACAATACAGCGGCAGCATATCTAATTCCTGTTGAAACATTTGAAAAACTAATGGATTTGGTTGATGAGAATGAACTATATAAAATAGTAGAGCAGCGTTTGTCTGCACGGTTTACCTCAATAAAGGTAAATATTGATGATTTATGA
- a CDS encoding FtsK/SpoIIIE family DNA translocase codes for MNPELALDAKHSAGGVLGAFIADGFDYALGTQGAALLLLAIFLTGVTLLTGLSWIYAIELVGEYTTIAVNRFIASALAATRVIRARLKQINAKQEKETPVTKPERKLLTRKKEKIDATPVVMPSLEPLSVANAPSVLPALSLTPTPPLVKIKEPARPVNKPAQFSQFSGSLPSLSLLDKGQQGKNMGGYTHQELENLSREVEQHLLDFGIQADVVAVHPGPVITRFELQLAAGIKVSKLSALAKDLARSLSVISVRVVEVIPGKTVVGLELPNQHRDVVRLSEVLSADVYQQAHSPLTLALGVDIAGHPMVVDLAKMPHLLVAGTTGSGKSVGINAMILSLLFKSTPEQVRLIMVDPKMLELSVYDGIPHLLTPVVTDMKEAASALRWCVGEMERRYRLMAALGVRNLAGFNTKLAEAEAKGEPLTDPLWKPGNSMEETAPILQALPYIVVIIDELADMMMVVGKKVEQLIARIAQKARAAGIHLILATQRPSVDVLTGLIKSNIPTRMSFQVSSKIDSRTILDQQGAEQLLGHGDMLYLAPGSGAPLRVHGAFVDDKEVHRIADDWRARGEPEYIDEITQINETSEGGFAEEGQDTEEADPLYDQAVEFVIQTRKASISSVQRRFKIGYNRAARLVEEMERTGIVGPLDGGFRDVLVSTITED; via the coding sequence TTGAATCCAGAATTAGCACTCGATGCCAAACACAGTGCAGGAGGGGTGCTGGGTGCCTTTATTGCTGATGGATTTGATTATGCACTGGGTACACAAGGCGCAGCGTTACTTTTATTGGCTATTTTTCTAACAGGAGTGACTTTATTGACAGGTCTTTCCTGGATTTATGCAATCGAGTTAGTTGGTGAGTATACTACCATCGCGGTTAACCGCTTTATTGCCAGTGCATTGGCTGCCACACGTGTTATAAGAGCTCGACTTAAGCAGATCAATGCTAAACAGGAGAAAGAGACGCCTGTTACAAAGCCAGAACGTAAACTGCTGACCAGGAAAAAAGAAAAAATCGATGCTACACCGGTTGTCATGCCTTCCCTGGAACCTTTATCTGTCGCAAACGCTCCTTCTGTCTTGCCCGCTTTATCACTGACGCCAACTCCACCTCTTGTAAAAATTAAAGAGCCTGCACGTCCTGTCAACAAGCCGGCTCAATTTAGCCAGTTCAGTGGTAGTCTCCCCTCATTAAGTTTGCTCGATAAAGGGCAGCAGGGAAAAAACATGGGAGGATATACGCATCAGGAGTTGGAGAATTTATCGCGTGAAGTAGAACAACATCTCCTGGATTTTGGTATTCAGGCTGATGTGGTGGCTGTACATCCCGGACCAGTAATCACCCGTTTTGAGCTGCAACTTGCAGCCGGTATTAAAGTTAGTAAATTATCTGCGCTGGCGAAAGATTTGGCGCGCTCCCTTTCTGTGATTAGTGTGCGCGTGGTTGAAGTAATTCCAGGCAAAACAGTAGTAGGGCTTGAGTTACCGAACCAACATCGAGATGTAGTGCGCCTGTCTGAAGTACTATCGGCTGATGTCTATCAACAAGCACATTCACCCTTAACATTGGCCTTAGGTGTTGATATTGCTGGACATCCAATGGTCGTTGATCTAGCAAAAATGCCACATTTATTAGTGGCTGGAACGACAGGTTCGGGTAAATCAGTGGGCATTAATGCCATGATTTTAAGCCTATTGTTTAAATCAACACCAGAGCAGGTGCGTTTAATCATGGTGGATCCCAAAATGCTTGAGTTATCTGTTTATGATGGGATTCCGCATTTGTTGACTCCTGTCGTTACAGATATGAAAGAAGCAGCAAGTGCCTTGCGTTGGTGTGTGGGTGAAATGGAGCGTCGCTATCGCTTGATGGCGGCTTTGGGTGTGCGTAATTTGGCGGGATTTAATACTAAATTAGCCGAAGCCGAGGCAAAAGGAGAGCCACTTACTGATCCTCTATGGAAACCAGGAAATTCCATGGAAGAAACTGCTCCAATTTTACAGGCGTTGCCCTACATTGTCGTCATCATTGATGAATTGGCGGATATGATGATGGTGGTAGGCAAGAAAGTCGAACAATTGATTGCTCGTATTGCTCAAAAAGCACGGGCTGCCGGCATTCATTTAATATTAGCAACCCAAAGACCTTCTGTGGATGTGTTAACCGGGTTAATTAAATCAAATATTCCAACACGAATGTCGTTTCAGGTCTCTTCGAAAATAGATTCCCGTACCATTCTTGATCAACAAGGTGCAGAGCAATTATTGGGACATGGGGATATGTTGTATTTGGCACCAGGTAGTGGCGCGCCATTGCGCGTTCATGGTGCTTTTGTAGATGATAAGGAGGTTCACCGTATCGCTGATGATTGGAGAGCTCGTGGTGAACCTGAATACATCGACGAAATTACCCAGATTAATGAGACTTCTGAAGGTGGTTTTGCAGAAGAAGGTCAAGATACCGAAGAGGCTGATCCACTTTATGATCAAGCGGTTGAATTTGTTATTCAAACGCGAAAAGCCAGTATTTCATCTGTACAACGTCGTTTTAAAATTGGCTATAACCGCGCTGCAAGATTAGTAGAAGAAATGGAGCGCACCGGCATTGTAGGGCCATTGGATGGAGGCTTCAGAGATGTCCTGGTCTCTACTATAACTGAGGATTAA
- a CDS encoding sensor histidine kinase: MVIKNSLYKEELVNLPEQDILACLPCGLLILNANGRIIWLNTAAEALLGSDLQGASWREVIQRAFAPREDDGHEVSLVDGRRVRVAISSLDNLPGQLVTLTDLTATRVYEQAKANQHRLMAIGRMTAQLAHQIRTPLSSAILYTEHLAAHQDMDSRCLQWIMRLQECHASIEQQIQDLLLFARGETIELSQVSIQDWLNQLIERAQPLIEAQSAELTVNNSLQDKMLPLHSESLTGAMLNLIINALQAKASFITVNIQETEKNKVQIKVMDNGTGMSEDIKSQAFAPFFTTKAQGTGLGLAVVNAVVKAHGGEVVLDSLSGQGSCITINLPG, translated from the coding sequence ATGGTGATAAAAAACTCCCTTTATAAAGAAGAATTGGTTAATTTGCCAGAGCAAGATATTCTTGCTTGTTTACCCTGTGGTCTTCTGATTCTTAATGCAAACGGTAGAATTATTTGGTTAAATACTGCTGCAGAGGCGCTGCTAGGTTCTGATTTACAAGGTGCCTCATGGCGTGAGGTTATTCAACGAGCTTTTGCTCCTCGCGAAGATGATGGGCATGAAGTGTCTTTGGTAGATGGACGCAGAGTACGTGTGGCTATTTCTTCCCTGGATAATTTGCCAGGACAATTGGTTACATTAACCGATTTAACCGCAACTCGAGTTTATGAACAAGCCAAGGCTAACCAGCATCGGTTAATGGCGATAGGCAGGATGACAGCGCAATTGGCTCATCAAATAAGAACCCCGCTGTCTTCAGCTATTCTTTATACAGAACATTTGGCTGCGCATCAAGATATGGATAGTCGCTGTTTACAGTGGATCATGCGACTGCAAGAATGTCACGCAAGTATTGAGCAACAAATTCAGGATCTCCTTCTATTTGCTCGAGGCGAAACAATCGAACTTTCACAAGTTTCTATTCAAGACTGGTTGAATCAATTAATAGAAAGAGCACAACCTCTTATTGAAGCTCAGTCTGCCGAATTAACGGTTAATAATTCCTTACAAGATAAAATGCTGCCCTTACATAGCGAATCATTGACTGGAGCAATGTTGAATTTGATTATTAATGCCTTGCAGGCAAAAGCAAGTTTTATTACGGTTAATATTCAGGAGACTGAGAAAAATAAGGTGCAAATTAAGGTAATGGATAATGGAACGGGGATGTCGGAAGATATTAAATCACAGGCCTTTGCCCCCTTTTTTACAACAAAGGCACAGGGAACAGGTTTGGGGCTTGCTGTTGTGAATGCAGTGGTTAAGGCCCATGGCGGAGAGGTGGTATTGGATTCTTTGTCAGGACAAGGGAGTTGTATAACGATTAATCTACCAGGATAA
- the aat gene encoding leucyl/phenylalanyl-tRNA--protein transferase, with product MLTNNSFEFPNPENSDKQGLLAVGGDLSPQRLLEAYRQGIFPWFESGQLPLWWSPDPRLILRPASFKLSRSLKQSLKKSHRFTVDTAFSEVINACASSKDRINRTWITNEMQQAYITLHTMGYAHSFEIWNENTLVGGLYGLSLGRAFFGESMFHRTRDSSKLAMYYLCQTLQNWQFDFIDCQLPTAHLQSLGAITISRRHFLGLLQKTLEHPTCKGQWTNSIDEWMARD from the coding sequence CTGTTGACCAACAATAGTTTTGAATTTCCCAATCCTGAAAACAGTGATAAACAAGGGCTACTTGCAGTTGGTGGTGATTTATCTCCCCAACGTTTATTAGAAGCCTATCGCCAAGGTATTTTTCCCTGGTTTGAGTCAGGGCAACTTCCACTTTGGTGGTCTCCTGATCCACGCTTAATTTTAAGACCAGCATCCTTTAAGCTGTCTCGGAGTTTAAAACAATCCTTAAAAAAATCGCATCGCTTTACTGTTGATACAGCTTTCTCCGAAGTAATCAATGCCTGTGCATCCAGTAAAGATAGAATTAATAGAACCTGGATTACAAATGAAATGCAACAAGCCTATATCACCCTGCATACGATGGGCTATGCGCATTCTTTTGAAATATGGAATGAAAATACGCTAGTGGGTGGTTTATACGGCCTTAGCCTGGGTCGTGCTTTTTTTGGTGAATCAATGTTTCATCGAACGCGTGACAGCTCAAAATTAGCCATGTATTATCTCTGTCAGACCTTGCAAAATTGGCAATTCGATTTTATCGATTGTCAATTACCGACAGCTCATTTGCAAAGTTTAGGAGCAATAACTATCAGTCGTCGCCACTTTCTTGGTTTGCTGCAAAAAACACTGGAACATCCTACTTGCAAAGGCCAATGGACGAATAGTATTGACGAATGGATGGCGCGCGATTAG
- a CDS encoding type II toxin-antitoxin system RelE family toxin yields the protein MIYELHFHPLALKEWKKLGKNLQEEFKKVLKGPLENPHVASAGLRGALKNCYKIKLRQSGYRLVYQVNDNKLIVTVIAVGKRNKNVVYDDADNRQEDNKLDKSSWQNLAPSATDE from the coding sequence ATGATTTATGAGCTTCATTTTCATCCTTTAGCTCTAAAAGAATGGAAAAAGCTGGGGAAAAACCTTCAAGAAGAGTTCAAGAAAGTGTTAAAAGGCCCTTTAGAAAATCCACATGTGGCTTCGGCTGGCTTAAGAGGAGCTTTGAAAAATTGCTATAAAATAAAATTACGTCAATCTGGTTATCGTTTGGTGTATCAGGTTAATGATAATAAATTGATCGTAACCGTCATAGCGGTGGGGAAAAGAAACAAAAATGTTGTCTATGATGATGCGGATAACCGACAAGAAGACAATAAATTAGATAAATCATCTTGGCAGAATCTCGCGCCAAGTGCGACAGATGAATAA
- a CDS encoding DedA family protein produces MEQLHPLLNYILHIDSYLFSFVSTYGIWTYLVLFTIIFCETGLVILPFLPGDSLLFASGSIAAQSNSSLNIFLLFVLLVLASITGNQLNYFIGRKVGPQAFSSDSARFLNKKHLQKTHSFYEKHGGKTIIMARFIPIIRTFAPFVAGIAYMNHYQFFLYNLASAALWIGSLTGLGYFVGGLPLVKNNFTFVIYGIIIISLLPPMFTVLYRKWCTVYQKTKDS; encoded by the coding sequence ATGGAACAATTACACCCCTTGTTGAATTATATTTTACATATTGACTCTTATCTCTTTTCTTTTGTTTCTACTTATGGAATCTGGACTTATCTGGTGTTATTTACCATTATTTTTTGCGAAACAGGCTTGGTTATATTACCTTTTCTTCCAGGAGATTCCTTACTTTTTGCAAGTGGTAGCATAGCCGCTCAATCCAACTCATCCTTAAATATTTTTCTATTGTTTGTTCTATTGGTTTTAGCGTCTATCACAGGTAACCAACTTAATTACTTCATTGGCAGAAAAGTAGGACCGCAAGCATTTTCCAGCGATAGTGCGCGTTTTCTCAATAAGAAACACTTACAGAAAACCCATAGCTTCTATGAAAAGCATGGTGGAAAAACAATTATTATGGCTCGATTTATTCCCATCATTCGTACTTTCGCTCCCTTTGTTGCAGGAATAGCTTATATGAATCATTACCAATTCTTTCTCTATAATCTGGCCAGTGCAGCACTTTGGATAGGTAGTCTGACAGGACTTGGATATTTTGTTGGCGGACTTCCCTTAGTAAAAAATAATTTTACGTTTGTTATTTACGGTATCATTATTATTTCCCTTTTGCCGCCCATGTTCACTGTTCTCTACCGTAAATGGTGTACTGTTTATCAAAAGACGAAGGATAGTTAG